The sequence CAACAATTTGAGATCAGACTCCTCAGAGGGACATTCCTATGTGTAAATCCCATTAttcttgcaaaaaaaaaaaaaaaacccaaataaattgtGCATAATGTCCATTATTAAAAGTAGTAACTCTATAGTTTCTAACTGATGGCGCATAATAACATttatgcaacaacatatagtgtcaattaataatataaaataaaattattattactaataaatTGTCTTGTTTAAAATTTTGATGGAATCACAACTCTATCAATAATTTTGTGACGATTTGTCCCAACGTATTTGTCACAAATTTGTGATGAAATTCTTATTTTCATCACAAATTTGTGATAGAATTGtaaaaagtcattattttcatcaCAAATTTGTGTAAGTAAAACTATGCCACAAATTTGTAAGCATATTGTGATCGATCAACATCTCTGTTACATTTTTgtttatattaataaattttatcataaaataatcacaaatatttcatgaatttatttgtcaaaaatattccgtcataattttgtatttttctcgtAGTGTGTATGCGGTGCCAAATGTATAGTGTTGATTATGGATTCAACCAAATTTAATAACTTTGgcttaaattgtatatatattttaagaaacaTATTGCAATTGTATAATATTCATTTAGACAAAAGTGGTTGGTGAATTCTTACTAATTAGTGATGTTTTTCTTGTAGGTATGGGAATTTCTTCAAATCCCACTTACTTGGTTGCCCTACTATTGTTTCAATGGATGCAGAGGTGAATGAATATATTCTGAATAATGAAGCAAAGGGATTAGTCCCAGGCTACCCACAATCCATGTTAGACATTTTGGGAAAATTCAATATTGCAGCTGTCCATGGTGCTGCTCACAAGCACATGAGAGGTGCACTTCTATCTATGATCAGCCCTACCATGATCAAAGAACAACTTTTTCCCAAAATGGATGAATTCATGAGATCCCATTTGAGCAATTGGGATAGTTGCAATGTCATTGATATTCAACAAAAGACCAAAGAGGTACTAATTACAAATATCTTCAATTCTTTAGATTGAagaaataatctaataattttttcttaatctctAGTACTAAGATTTAGTTTCGGAAGGGAATCCTGAAGTGACTGATaaggttgttgtcatgtgacctaGAGATTATTGCTTTAAGTTGTGAAATCAGTCttttgcagaaatgcaaggtaaaattGCGTAAATCAAATCCTTGTGGTTCGATTATTCTTCGAACCCCGCACGTAATTGAAACTTAAATGCATTGAGTTGTCTTTTACTAagctttagtttatttctttttcaatgcTAGCTATGGTGTGTTTGGTACGgaacaaaatattttataacttttacatGTAATTTGATTGGTCAAATTTTCTGTAACATGCTTTTTCTAAGAAAACAAATTccttaaaaatgaagaaattgacTTTCCCAATAGAAATAGGTAAATTAATTCTACAAGAGGCATTTGTTACTCTCCCTCTTCCAAAGTACCCAAACCCCCCATAGTCCTTACCTCAATAAGGCAGTTTGCCTAcatttcatataaatatttttgagttaatttgttTTGCTTTCttatcaaatatctaaaaataaatgtaaacatcagttatttttgagaaaaaaaatcttaACAATACATTTTCTTTCGTACCAAACACATCCTCAAATCTTTTAAAATGCTAACAAATTGCTCCCCCTCCCCCCTGCAGATGGCACTTTTCTCATCATTGAAACAAATTGGTGGATTTGCATCTAGCTCAATAGTTGAAGAATTCAGGACTGAATTCTTCAAACTTGTACTAGGGACCTTATCACTGCCTATCAACCTTCCAACTACAAACTATCATCGCGGATTTCAGGTGAAGTAACATACTTAACTTATATACACTGACAACCGACAGTATAGCAAATTTTTACAGTATATATGACTGTGTCCAGGCGAGGAAAAACATCGTCAAACTACTGCAAAAAACAATAGAAGATAGAAGAGCTAGCAAGGAAATTCAACAAGACATGCTTGGTTCTATGATGAACATTAATGGCGAAGCgaaaaatagattcaaattaACAGATGAAGAGATCATTGATCAAATCATTACAATAATATACTCTGGATATGAAACTGTATCCACTACTTCTATGATGACAGTCAAATATCTCCATGATCATCCAGCAGCTCTTGAAGAACTTAGAGTAAGTATTTAATAATTAATcaacattttttattaattaattcatcttaattaaattgattaattaatcataattt comes from Capsicum annuum cultivar UCD-10X-F1 chromosome 2, UCD10Xv1.1, whole genome shotgun sequence and encodes:
- the LOC107861006 gene encoding cytochrome P450 85A3, with the translated sequence MDFFLVVLVVIFEFCMLGFALFTWNDIAYNNKSLPPGTIGWPIFGQTKEFCKQGPNFMKNQRTRYGNFFKSHLLGCPTIVSMDAEVNEYILNNEAKGLVPGYPQSMLDILGKFNIAAVHGAAHKHMRGALLSMISPTMIKEQLFPKMDEFMRSHLSNWDSCNVIDIQQKTKEMALFSSLKQIGGFASSSIVEEFRTEFFKLVLGTLSLPINLPTTNYHRGFQARKNIVKLLQKTIEDRRASKEIQQDMLGSMMNINGEAKNRFKLTDEEIIDQIITIIYSGYETVSTTSMMTVKYLHDHPAALEELRKEHLAIREKKSLEDPIDYNDYTAMKFTRAVIFETNRLATIVNGVLRKTTQDMELNGYIIPKGWRIYVYTRELNYDPQIYPDPYTFNPWRWLEKSLEYQSSFLIFGGGTRLCPGKELGVAEISTFLHYFVTRYRWEEVGGDELVKFPRVEAPNGLWVKVSAY